Genomic window (Musa acuminata AAA Group cultivar baxijiao chromosome BXJ1-9, Cavendish_Baxijiao_AAA, whole genome shotgun sequence):
GGAAGAGGCTGTACGATGGCTGGGGTGAATGGGGAAGTAGACAGTGGTGAAAAGGGAAGAAAGCAGCAATGAATGGGGAAGAGGGAGGGGAACatggaagagggaagagggaagaggctgTAGGAGGGCTGTGGTGAATGGGGAAGAAGGCAGCGATGAACAGGGAAGAGGGAGGGGAGGGAAGAGACTGCCATGaacgaggaagaaggcagtggtgAACAAGGAAGGAGGGGAAGAGAGAAGAGGTTGCAGAGTGTTGTGGTGAACACGACAAAGGTtggagggaggagaaagagagatatACAGGGAGGGAGGGGAAGAAGTTGTTGCCGCTGTCGTCGAAGGAAGATGCCGTCGCTATTGTCGTTGTTGGAGGAAGATGTTGTCGTTGTCTCTGCTGCTGGAGGAAGATGCTGTTGCTGCCATTGCTGTCGTCGTTCGTCGATGGGAGGATCTCCGTCGTTGTATAGAAACGAAGTGAAAGGGTTTCTGCATTACGCCTTGTGCGTGGACAAGTCCGTTGACTCAGGGTTTtactggttcaatcaaactaGATACAGTTATTTGGTTCAACTCGGGCTCGAGCTCGAATCGGCCTGAGTTGAACCAAGCATTCGTTCGACTCGCCCAGCGCTTGCTTGGGCCTCGCCTGAGTGAAGACACCCACCCAAACCATTAGGCAGGCGCTCAGGCCTCACCTCGCCTGGGCACCTAGGCGAGCCCCTTGCCGCCCGATGACTTCACTGGTGCATCATCAAGTGAAGGTCTATGATTTCTTCTTTTATCATGTTCATTATGGATCTCTTCACCATCGATTCAGTCACCAAAATACTGCTTGATGCTTATTTActttatccttctaatatttgTTAGAAGGATAAAGTTACATTTATCCATCGATAAGTTGAGCATTCTAATATTTGTTACATTTTTTTATCCTTCTATCTGTGGGCAATTCATCAGCTTTTTCTGACCTTATTGATATCTTCATTGAATCTAAGATTGTTCTTTGCAGAGTGGTTAATCCAAAAGCGGACTACTGTAAACCTAAATACTAGTCCTGGTACATGTTCATAATTCTGTTTCATTGGTAGTACTTGAACCTTGACCAAACATTTCGAGATGTTTACTGGTTAAAACATCTGCTGACAAGATATTGCTGCTTAGAACAGATTCTCAACCATGTACAGGAGATTATTACTATACCCCAATGTCTTTGGGCTGAACTAGACAGTTTGTGGTCCATCTATTCCATAGACTGATATGAGCTTTGAAAGCCACATTTAAAGCTTGGAAGAGATCAAAAGTTTCACAATTGTTTTAACCATGTACCGATATTCCTCTGATGCTTTACTCTTACATCTTAACTTTTGGAGGGGTTGTTGGCTTGAGAAGATGAAACATAAAAGGAGCCTACATATATGTTGTGCGTGTATGGTTTTttaattttctcattttattGATTTGCTCAATAATGTTgtttcatgctccttttttttttgtttctaaattctcttgggttttcttGTTCTGGTGTCATATCATAGTTCCTATGATGGTCTTCACGAACATGGACTTGTGAAGTAGTTGGTCAACTGTGAACTTTCAGCTATATCTTGAGTAGTGTTTCTCTGAATGCATTTGGTTGTCTTAATTTGCTCTTACCAGCACATGTTTTTCTTGTTCAGATGCTTGGTGAAAGCCTGTACCCACTGGTGGACCAACTGGAACATGATCATTCAGCTAAAGTGACTGGAATGCTTCTGGAGATGGACCAGACAGAAGTCCTGCATTTGTTGGAGTCTCCGGAAGCATTGAAAGCAAAAGTGGCAGAAGCTATGGAAGTCCTGAGGAATGCTACACAGCAGCACCAGCATGTGAATGCTCCAGCTGATCAGTTGGCAGCATTATCCCTGAATGATGGTCTTCAAGTTGAataactagtttttttttttctgtggagGATGTTCTGTTGTGGACATTGGTTTTGTTCTGGAGAGAGAACTTGTTCTTTAGGGTAGGTTCGTAAGGATCATTTTTGAGTTGAATCTTGTCAGGGTCTAGCAGATTTGTGGCTTAATTAATATTTGAAGTGACCATTGACTAACTAGCAATTTGGAATTAATTGTTTTTTGCTTATAATCTGCTGGTGATCATACTAATATTTCGTGGCTTATGCAGCAAATGTTGGGTTATGTTGCTCGGCAAAGAAGGTATGTATGGTTCTTTTAGTAGGCTGCACATGCAGGGAAGTAGTATGGCTGATGATCACATAGCTTGTTTAATTGTGAAGGGACTGATGTTTTTGAATCCATTACTTATTGGTCTTTGCAGGCTGTCACGTTCACCGGACTGATGTTTCTGACCAAAGCTAGTCTGGTGTGGTACGGAGGGTCAATGAGAAATGGGGGAGTGTGGCGGTAGACTGTCTAGTTCTCACTGCTTGGGCGTAGAGCCTCGGGGGATCAGTTTGCTTAATCTCAAGCTCGAGGGAGAAATTTATCTATCATTCCATCGGTAGTTCGTATGAGCTCAGCTTATGATGGTGATGAAAGGTTATTTAACCCTTGCATTTATCTTTCCGATCAGTTCAGTTGTGTGGGATGCCAGTATGTATGTGTTGCGGCGATGTAACAGCAGTTGAGATTTTGAGCGTGAATCTGACCAATCCCATGGCGGCGATGTCACAGCACCTGCCAGTGGCCTCCTGGCCTACTCCCCTGGCTTATCTAATCAAAAGGATTTGTAAATCAAACGGTTGCATTTTGCCGTGAAACCAAACCACCCTGCTCTCACAGCTAATTTAATCAAAGGATTAATGAATCAAATGGTTGCATTTGTCGTCAGATCATTCAGCTTCAAATAAAGTGTCGTGGTTGATGAGTCAGCTGAAATAGAACTTCGTGGTTGATGAGTCAGCTGAAATAGAACCTAAATATAGAAGCTAAATTTCCAGACGTCGTTGGGCTTAAAGTTGGGTTAGAATTGAGCCAGTTCAGTTAGAAGGCAAAACATATGACCTAAAGCAGTTGGCATCATCAGGACTATTTTATGTAAATGATCAAAACTTTTTATTTGTGGAAGGAACCCTCGTTCCcaacataaaaatataataatacccTTCATACAAtgcgaaataaaaataaaaaaaaactgtaacaaaaaaaaaatccctgCTGAACCAAAGCATTCTGTTCCTCTCCCCTTCCACATCCTCATGGCATTCAGGATATATGTACAAACCACCAAACTCGTTAGTGTTTGCAAGCACCGGTTATGAGATCTTGGTGCATTCTGGACATGAGCCTCTTTACGAGTAAATATGTCTTGACAGAGGGTTCAGCCTGCAAACGAGTCAAAAAGGAGAACTTGATCGAGGGTTCTACCTCCAGTAAAGTGCTACTGATGATCCCAAGGCCTTTGAAATGGTCTCCCCAAAGGATCGTGAAGATCCGGATTTTGATGTGGAAAGTTCATCCATGACCCGTTGTTCATTGATGGAGTAACACCTATTTGATGGCTGCTTGGGTTGTCCGGTTGATGCTGTCCGTACCCATAAATATTGTGAGCACTGGGGATAACATTTCCAACAAAGCTTCTTGGTTGGAGATACTGTTCTGAACTATTACTGTCATATGGTGAGCACGTTGACAACTTGTTAGATAAAACACTATAGAGGCTCCCATCTGCATTGCCACCGTCATCCAAACAGTGGCCACCACCCCTCGATGATTCAACTGCAGACCAACTACTGTAAGACTGATCATCACCAGGAAACCAATTGTAGCCTCGGGTACCACTATTCATGGATGACTGAACAGCAGCAAGATTCTGACTATCAACTGATGGAAACCCTTGGGTTGGGTACCTGGTTGTGGAATATACTTTCTTGGGTATGATTTGTTGCATATATACCTCTTTCTCCCTTACATCTCTCTGCTCTATCAACTGCTGCTGCTCCTGCAATTGATTGGAAACCAGGCTAGCTTCTTGCAAATCATCATTAGCCATCAAAAACTGCAATCCAGGTTGCTTCATGCCGTTTATATGTTCTGGATAAGATGACATCACTCTCGGTTCCTTTGGAAAGGTTGGAAGCATCTCGTTTCGACCAAATGAACAAAACAGAGAAGGCCGGCCGTCTACATCAAAAGCTGATGGAATGGACTCTCCACCTTCGGATTCTATTATGTCTCTCTCTAGATCAATCATATTAGTTGGATGTTCTATTGTAAGTTGGGGTTGCCGAAGAGACAACTCGCCAGCTGATGTGTAACCATGGTTCTCTGTAGAATGGTAATAAGAATCAGAAACACCTGCCGTCTGCCACATGTTTTTAGGATTCTGCTTTTCCACATGCGAAAGAGGAGAGAAATCATCATCCTGTTGTAATGTCTCTTCTTGGTTGTGGATAATAAGACTAGGTTCCTTGTGACTATTCGGAGAAGGAATGAGCTCCAACTGATGGTCATCAATGGAATTATCTTTGGACTGGCCGTAACTTTTGTCATCAATATCCTGGGTATGTTGATTTCTGCAATAACCATCATATGTAGGTTCTTCTGGGGAGCCCTCAGAACTTTCTAATTTATCATCCTAATCAATTAGCCATAGAAAAGTTAGCATCTCCAACCTCTTTTTCATAGATGGAAGCTTAACAGAAAAAAACTAAAAGAAATTAGAAATCAGCAAAGATCAGGGAAAAAAATGTAGACTACCCTGTTGTCAACAAAAGCAAAAATATCTCACAAAAGGCAAATGCAAAGTAAAACAAACTACAATTAACTAAGGTTTTATCATACAGAATTCAATTTATGTAAATCAGCACCATGAGAAATTCAATTAAGACCGTAAGCCAGGAGTTATCTATCACTTTGCCACTAGTAACTCACAAAATTCTTTTATCTCTACAACAAAACTAGGTGAAAATCCAGTGATACGTGCACCAGGAAACAATTTCTCCAAAGAATCAACTCGTTTTCCTATTCAATTCCACAAATCATTTTGATAGACTACATAGCATACTACTCGCTTGGAATAGACTACTTTGTCCATTTGGTAGGCCAGCTTTTAATTAGTCGAAATAAATCCCATAGCTTTCCCATCTCAAACTACAAAACAAATAAGGATCGATGATACACATACTAAAGAGAAGAAGAGGTATCTAGGTAAAGCCAAGGTTTTTAATCTCATACCATACTGGCGTACCGAGCGGAGAACACGAAGCAACTTAGGGTTTTTGTACCTGATCGTGGACGCGGAGAACTCCCCCCACCGACGGGCGAAGTGCCTTGGGGCTGACTAGTGCATGCACGAGGGGGAGTGGCGGAGGGAGAAGGCTTCCGGAAAGGGAAAGTTCTCGTGGCCCTCTAACGCGACCTTCATGAGCGAGCTCCATTCCGACCGGATGGAAGGCTTCGGAACCTTCATCGAGTCGGAGGGCAATGCCAGACCCGGTTCCTATGTCGCCGACTGAGCGCACGAGTTCGGACACAAGTGGTACTCCAATGACGACTATCACGAGGGCGGCTAGTGGCACAACCTACAGGAGGGCTGCGGCCAGTACGTGTGGCAGAGGGGAACTAATACGTCGGCGAGTGGCGGAACGACATAATATTCGATCGCGGGGCGATCATCTGGGCTAATGGCAACTGCTACGTAACGCCTAGTACAggtcggtaatggtcgaaattttGACCTTTACCACCCAGTACAACctcgtatcgtccgatacgaggCCAAAAATCTGATACCACCCGATAGTGGGCGGTTTGCGTGCCGATAGGCTGGCGGACTGGAACGTACCACCCATATCAGGCAGTATGATACGAAACGTTGGGTAAAGCAATTACAAAATGGTTCAATTTCAACTGCATCATTATTAATGCAGCTTGAGATCCTCGTTACAATCCTTAGTGTCCATTCAGAAGCATGTCCTGGTGTATAACCTCCTACTCCATGTAAGACTATCGATAGATATCTTGATAAAGTGGTTGAGGAGTCAAAGATTAAATTAATACTTTtgagcaaggtttgcaataccatcTGATACTGTACTGGTAGTATTTACTTATCCCACAGCTTGTTGGCACAAGGACTTGGGTAAACTAGGTGGTCTGCTAGGTATAGGGCTTGTACCCAAGCGTAGTTCAACGCCTATACCATCCGATACAGGACTTCTACTAGAtagtaatttttataattttcgtcttttttttcaatttttttttgaaatttgatATTGGTAAATCTCATACCCGTATTGGTCTGGGCCAGGAATGATATGGCTTTGATActcaaaattaaaaaccttgcttTTAAGAAGTCGGATCCTCTATGATATGGCAATCATGTACCATAGCTGGTTTGACCCTATCAGGATGAATATcccaaacttcttgatatattgtaACAGAATAGTCTTCCACAAGTTGGCTGTTGCATCAAATTGTATTCACAATGCACTATTGAGACCCATAAATGAGATTAGACCTCAGTTTGTAGTAAAAGTGATAACCAACGATAATGTAAACCTTAAAAAGGTTGGTGGCATTGTGTTACTTAGTTTGCCAATCCATCTCCTTAAAGTTTATCTTGCAAAGAATAATCGGATTgaaaaccagtgatttaaaaagcgctaggcgccaaaaggcgccaaggtccaaaaacgcccgaggcgctaggcgctcgcccgagcgaagcgaggcgctaaaatataaaaatataaaatataattaataaatataattatttaaaattttaaataaaaatataaaaatatataatataattaataaatataatcacattaacagtataaatctgctgacggagaaacaaggaagcagcggcggcgagcggcggcagcagcagcgacggcagcggcagcggtgagcggcggcagcggcagcggtgagcggcggcagcggcagcagcagcggcggcgagagGCGGCAGCGGcatcgggaaagggaaagggagcggaaggcgcgagcagcgggaggcctcgagggaggcgcgagcagcgggaaggctcgcgggaaggctcgcgggaggcgagagggctcgcgggagggctcgagggaggcgagaacagcgggaaggctcgcaggagacgcgagcagcgagagggctcgcgggaggcgcgagcagtaggagggctcgcaggaggcgcgagcagcgagagggctagcgggaggcacgagcagcgggaaggctcgcgggaggcgtgagcagcgacagcggcgagcagcggcagctggagcagcgacagcgagcgacgagatcgcgatcggaatcggcagcggcagcaggttagggttggggttatatcggtttagttggttcgattgaaccaactaacaaccgaaccaggaccgaaccagacctaaaattctggttcggtttacccaggcgctcgcccgaagcgcccagcgcctgggctcgggcgagcgcccaggcggcgcctgattgaagcgcgtcgcctgggacattagcgaggcgctcgggcctcgcctcgcctcgcccgagcgcctaggcgagcgcccgagcgccttttgcaatcactgttgAAAACTATGTTTACATTTTAGGTTAGCTCATCAGATGAAAAGGTCATGGAGCTCTATATATCCTGCAGATTCTGAGATGCAGTGACTGAAATCATTGTCATGATGGGGTCATTGTATGTATTGCTCTATCATAGTAGATGGACTATGTATATCACATGTCTGCACTATAAAGGAGATCAGGAAGGCACTTTCTGCTTCGAGGACATTTGAGTTATATCTCTGTATCGTTGATCAGAGATGGGACACTCAGATGTCCAAGAATCTATGCATGGCAAGTCATAACTGTGTTTGAAGGATAGAGCAAGTGGAGAATATCAACTAGCAATTAccctttaattaaataaaataaatggcATCAAGTACCACAATCAACATCCTTTCTTATATTTGTCTATGATGTGACCACACATGTGCATACGTAATACTTAATAGTTACTAGTCACATTTACATTATAACTGATACCCGCATCTCTATTCATCCAAGTGTGCATACACATGGATATTGAGCATCTAATATTAGTTTGTTTTTTATAATGTGAGCATATGTAGTAATGAATTGCATGTGTGTGCGTGTATGCATAAATGCAAACAAAAAACATCACCGAAGATTTCTGCATCACAATTTATATAAGCAGATAAGTTTTAAGGAGCAGCATACTCTGACCATTGCAGTCAGCCAGTACCATAGGGAGTCCATGGGCACTATTGAAAGTTCATGCCATGTCATGCCCATTGAGGCATGTGCATGGATGTTATATACTGGATAGGGGTGAAGAACTCAGCAAGCACTGGTGCAATTTACCAACTAATTCATAGCATGTACAGAGTACAGATTTCATTACCATGGATGGTGCTTAGAGTTCTCTTTGCTACCTCTACAAGATATTGGCAAGCATCTAAAGAACTACTAATAGTATTAATTAATATACGGAAATCTTGAATATCCATAATAATAAACTATGAAAACATGAACTAATGAAGCAAAGTTTCATTATATATTCAATGATTTCAAaggttaacttagaaagtaaatgTATGAAGGAATAATAATAACTAATAAGATCAAAGAATACCTTATCATTTATAAACTTCATTTTCTCTGCGAGTTCCCGTTCCAAAGATTTCCAAGATCGCTCTCTCCACAACTTCCGGCCCCTAGCAGCCTCAAAAGCTACCAAGAGATCCTTGTTTGCTACTTGCAACCTGCTTGCACGAGGCTTAATTTTCAGAATCTAATAACTTTCAGACATCAAACTGACCATGAGAGAAATGAAAACCAACCAGTGCTCATGCaacctcttcttttcttcctcttcaaaTGTCTCATAAGGATGAACATGAAAGCATTGTATGTCACCAAGCACACGACCAAGTAATTTAGGTTGAATACCATCAGCAGAATGCTTTATATTCTTGATCAGCTGATGTTGTGCCCTGCTTACCTGAAGTattgacaaaaaaaagaaaaacaaattattAGCATTTTCAACCATAGGATTGCAATCATAACCCAGCACGCCAGATTTCTTCTAAAAGCCTCATAAAGAAAGCCAATTTTGAGTTACAGATCAGAACTCAGAAGAATTCTTTCTTTTTATGGACTGTTAGATAAATGAAATGAACAAAAATGCCAAAACTATCCAACAAATATGAAACATATCAGATATACAACTAATGTGCATAAAACTTATCAAAAAGAGCAGAAAATCCACACAGACGCAGCTTGACTTAGTTCAAGGTTATAAAGTACCAAATTGGGAATGATGACAAGCATCAAATTTTAAGATCAACCAGGAAAATATTCAAAGACCAAGTGTTCTTAATGTCTGCTTAAACCAATGGACTTAGTTCCACAACATCTGagtcagtgattgaaaaaggcgctcgggcgagtcgaggcgaggcccgagcgcctcgctaatgtcctaggcggcgcgcttcaaacaggcgccgcttaggcgctcgcccgagcccaggcgcttcgggcgagcgcctgggtaaaccaagtgaccgaaccaggattttaggtctggttcggttgttagttggttcaatcgaaccaactaaaccgatataacccttacccaaccctaacccactaccgctcccgctgccgctgctcgccgctgtcgctgctcgcgcctccagcGAGCCCtcccgcctcccgcgagccttctcgCTGCtcacgactcccgcgagccctcccgctactcgcgcctcccgcgagccctcccgctgctcgcgcctcccgctccctttccctttcccgttgccgctgccgccgctgcttcctcatttctccgtcaggctcagtatacagtatactcttaatattaagtttatttgaattttgaaatgattaattttcaatactgttaatagattaataatatattattttgattttaatgttgttaatttttatttatttgaaattattgctaggtttcaacataaatgactttgatgtaaaattttattgttttgaattttaaaactttttgttaatgtgacattgtgattttgtatcttagattttcttaatttaatagcatatttttatttaaaattttaaataattatattcattaattatattatatatttttatatttttgcgtctcgcttcactcggacgagcgcctcgggcgtttttggaccttggcgccttttggtgcctagcgctttttaaatcactaatctGAGTCTAAATATATGCAAGAAAacagaaagaagaaaataaaacaaacaaTACAAATCAATAATAAACAAAACCAAGATGAAAATCTTAATGATTTTCTCAATAGCAGGAGTATCAAGACATAATATGTGTGAAAGAGGTATCTTATCTCCATTGGCAACAAACTAACCGGATTCAGACCATGTAGAAAGTCTTTACACCgtggttttttattttatatagcaTATCTACAAATCAAGAATCTGACAAGTTATTTTTGTGTAACTTTTGCAATGAGTCAAAAGTAGCATAGCTTGGTTGTGAAGAGAAGCTGGAATAATTTTATCCATTGATATAAACAGTCAGGACTATTAGATGCTGGGAGGTGCTTGCCATGAGCATTTGCATTTCAAATAACTTTTATAAGATTTCACTGGTTGGCTATCTTCAAAGTATAACTCTAGATAATGTAGAAAAGTTCTCAAGCCCCATGTCTCTAACAAGACAGGAAGGTCCAACTAAACCACTATACATTCTTTTTCTGAATCAAATTTCTGGGAGACAGAACTCAGGTCATCTGCTTTTAACTGTCACTAGATCAAAAAAGGATGTAACTTCTTAGGATATTTCCAATGATTTATCTAACAGATTTCTCATTAAGTATTCAAAAAGAAATATTCTGGATTAGATAACAGACTTCTCATCATTCAATCACTCTTATCTGAGTTTATGAAGCATAATAAAATGCATTTCAAAGAGAGATGCAAGTGATATCATTTCAAATAGAAATGAGCTCGTGTTATTTGATATAAAGTTCCTATTTACTTACAAATTTAGTCCTAATGAGGATATATTCATTTGACTTTCAAAACATCCCAGCACATCAAATACAGTCCTGATACTTATATATTTCATATCATTTTCATTTGAGATGGTTACTAGCAGATTGTTTAGTCCATAGATACAAGGTGCATCCCAAGCCAACTGGCAAAAGCCATAAAACTCAAGACAACCAATTATGTAAAGGCATTTAGATGATAAAGATAATATCACGTCAAAAGAATGTTCTCAACTTTAGTGAAGTTATTTTGGTCTAAAAACCTTAGATATACTTGCACCAACTACCATATAAGTGAGCTTAACTACTTAATAAGTAGGACATACAAGTCAGCTGACCTTAATATATGACATGTATTTATCAGTGTCACCAGCATGATCATAGACTTTATGTGGTGATTCCCTCTTTGAGATTGCAAGAACTTTAGCCTTTTCAGCAGAATTAGCTAAGCTTCCTTCCTTGTCCTCGCAATATCCTTCACTGTATATTCAAGGTGTTCAGCTTAGAGGAATAGGACAAATGTAAAATACTAATGGATGCTCATAGAGCCCAATTATCTATGAAAAAATTGGCAACAAGTGTTTGCAGAAGCCAGTTCAATTTATGAAGATAGCTTCCAAACCTATAGAAAGACAGTGGTTTCCTAGGATGCAAACTGTGATAAGGATCAACaaattttatcattattattaatcaACAACCAAGTTTCGAAATagtaggcatgttaaattattctaatccaaaatgaaaataatagatcTATCAAAGCTTTAAAATTTTTCTCAACCAGATTTTTCTAAGATCTAATATCAATTTCTAAGTTTGAAAACAGTAGGAATGTTAACATATTCTAatccaaaatgaaaataatagacCTATCACATCCAAAACAAAGAATTAGAAACATCCTTGCTTCAAACCGACCAAGCAAAATTGCCCAGTTCACCTGTTGGCCTTCCATCAAACTGCCAAATACCAGGTTGTTTCAAGCAGTGTGCCCGGTATTAGAACCTTGAATACTACCATCGCAAACAATAAATTAAGATGATGTTAAGGAAGAAAAGGAATTAGAAGATGCGTAAGGATGTTTCTACACATTATGTAGGTGATGAAGCAACGAAGTATCACTGATGTCATGACAATTGGACAGAATCACAATGAAAGTCCCTCTGGAAGGCTTTGGTTCAAATGTTATCCATATGGCTAGCACAAGCATCTACAATATCAAGAAGCATGAAAGACAACAATATTTAAATTCAATGCAGATTAAAGAGGCCGCAAGATGATCTCAGAATCTCAGATTGACGGGAAGAACAAATATTAAGAAAGATTACTTATATTTGCTCATCAAAAAGTGTAAAGACATTTTTAGTCCATACCCTAAATGGTATGAATAATCTTCATTTCATAGCACTAGGATGAGCCATGTGCAACAAAAGTGATTAATGTGTATAGATTGCTGGATCGTTGCGATACAGTCAATTAAGCATCAAAGTTGAATTTGGAGTTTTTAGATGATGTAatgcaataattataaaatacTAAGGCATGTAGGATTCTAGCAAATCATCCTGTGTCTTTAGCAGTCATATGG
Coding sequences:
- the LOC135582814 gene encoding uncharacterized protein LOC135582814, producing MTCRMAAGQQKKRLTSSNFHEQHKGKKKKKLDSSDYILNLRCRVDLAWDDRQRRVVAKKEQISLSWTDISPFLDSVSQSHAGLADVVSVPFEIFSLDNLTDVLSYEVWATCLSESERKLLTQFLPSVKGAEQVVHSLLKGENHHFGNPSLKWSTSLCAGNLHPDILLQVEEQCQLSKRAYYCEINKYHKGMLEVLKKWKERWLNCKDPELLLSEGYCEDKEGSLANSAEKAKVLAISKRESPHKVYDHAGDTDKYMSYIKVSRAQHQLIKNIKHSADGIQPKLLGRVLGDIQCFHVHPYETFEEEEKKRLHEHWLQVANKDLLVAFEAARGRKLWRERSWKSLERELAEKMKFINDKDDKLESSEGSPEEPTYDGYCRNQHTQDIDDKSYGQSKDNSIDDHQLELIPSPNSHKEPSLIIHNQEETLQQDDDFSPLSHVEKQNPKNMWQTAGVSDSYYHSTENHGYTSAGELSLRQPQLTIEHPTNMIDLERDIIESEGGESIPSAFDVDGRPSLFCSFGRNEMLPTFPKEPRVMSSYPEHINGMKQPGLQFLMANDDLQEASLVSNQLQEQQQLIEQRDVREKEVYMQQIIPKKVYSTTRYPTQGFPSVDSQNLAAVQSSMNSGTRGYNWFPGDDQSYSSWSAVESSRGGGHCLDDGGNADGSLYSVLSNKLSTCSPYDSNSSEQYLQPRSFVGNVIPSAHNIYGYGQHQPDNPSSHQIGVTPSMNNGSWMNFPHQNPDLHDPLGRPFQRPWDHQ